GGCAACCTGTCCTTCTACACTACCGAGGAGCAGATCCAGGAGCTCTTCTCCAAGTGCGGAGACGTCAAGAGGATTGTAATGGGGCTGGACAAGATCAAGAAAACCCCCTGCGGTTTCTGCTTTGTCGAGTATCCTTTCTGGTTCTCTGCTACTGTCAGCCCGTGTGTGGTTGCCACCTTTGCACAGCAAGCTTAGCTGTAGTGCTGTGGAAAACCTGAAAAGAAGTGATAGTCAAGTGCTTTCTACCAGGCGCTTTCCTTCCAACCTTGCtacttccccaccaccaccttaaTTGAGAGACAGACTGTACAGCGGTGCCGTAGGTGAAAAGTGCTACTGCTGCTGTACTTTCTGGAGGTGGCAGAGAGctcctttaatttttaaaattttttaattactttaggGCCAAAATGAGAACTGTTACAATTGTCAGTCTGAGCTCTTGCGTGGCCAGAGCACGTGTTCACTTTCTCACCTTAACTTTACACCTGAATGAAGTAGCAGAATAAGCCATGGCGGTATTCCCAAGCACGGGGTACACGCTTGTACAAGTTGTACCATGAACTGTCTTTGCAAAGCTCTCCTGTGAGGCCTGCCCCTCTTGTTCAAATTCAGTCAAGTTTCAGGTAGTATAAAAAAGCATATTACAGATTTCTTGCCCTTAGCAAGGCTTTAACGTGTTTGTTTCATCTACTTATGAAATAAGTGATCCAAAGCTACTTCTTGTCTGTGCAGGTACTAACATTAAAGTTCAGAATCCTTTCTGAAGGAAAGTTTTTAGCTTGCATTTATATGAATGCAGTTTTTGATCCCATAGAGAAGAGCAGGAAGAGTAGAAAAGGCTGGAAAGCAGGGGTTTTGTGCTTCTCAAATACAAtagttctcttttttattttccctgtacCCAACAAAATGGCACACTTCATTCTCCTTACAGTATGCTTTAGATACTACACAAGAACAGACGCTGAACACGCAATGCGATTTATCAACGGCACACGACTAGACGACCGCATCATTCGAACTGACTGGGATGCAGGGTTTAAGGAGGGGCGACAGTATGGAAGAGGAAAGACTGGAGGACAGGTAAAAGCAATACCAGTTCATACCTTGAATTTGATCCCCCTAAGGCTGTACTGCTTTGCTAGTTTTTTGTCATGCAGAACAATGTGTAGACTGTAAAGACCTGATAATGAACTTTAGCCACTCCCAGATTGTTTTGGTAACTGATGCCTGGTGTTAAAAGCTAGAAATAGAACTTAAGGCCATTTCTGTCTTCCTGCAATGCAAGCAGAATGTTCTGTAATCCAAGCTAGTACTCTTAAAATGATGCAAAATTTGAATGGAGGGGGACAGTGTAGCTGCTAGGCCAATCTCGTAACACAGCAGTTTGCCCCAGTGTGAAGGTGAGGTTCCTTTGCAGATTTCCGGCGTGGAGGGGAGAAAATGTTCTGGAGGCCAAGCCTGGCAATTCAGAAAGCTGGACTGCAAAGCtgagtgaaaatattttgcttcttgtCTAAAAAGACCTC
The Calonectris borealis chromosome 13, bCalBor7.hap1.2, whole genome shotgun sequence genome window above contains:
- the LOC142087660 gene encoding nuclear cap-binding protein subunit 2, with protein sequence MSGLLHTTLSGLNSDSYCEISQYRDQHFRGSRQLQEKSLKISSTLYVGNLSFYTTEEQIQELFSKCGDVKRIVMGLDKIKKTPCGFCFVEYYTRTDAEHAMRFINGTRLDDRIIRTDWDAGFKEGRQYGRGKTGGQVRDEYRTDYDVGRGGFGKIIQMQKANHQPAIY